From candidate division KSB1 bacterium:
AGCAAGGGCTGGAGCCCCTGGCGCAGATGATACTGGCTCAGGAAGTCATCACCGGGGACCGTCTCGAGGCCGCAGCTCCTTTCATCTGCCCGGAAAAGGGTGTGAACAGTGCCGAGGAGGCGCTGCAGGGAGCACGGGATATCGTTGCGGAGATAATCTCGGACGATGCGGACGTACGCCAGCTCCTCCGCGAGGCGACCTGGAAGAGGGCCTTGTTGCACAGCACGGCAAAAGACCCCGCGCACGCCGGCGTGTACCAGATGTACGCCGACCGCGCCGAGCCGGTACGTACCATCCCACCGCACCGCACCCTGGCCATCAACCGCGGCGAGCGAGAGGGCGTGCTGCGCGTTGAGATCGAAATAGAGACCGAACCGCTCCTCCACGCCATCAAGCAGCGTTACATGGCCAATCCCCAGTCCATCTTCACCCAGGACCTGGAAGCTGCTATTGCGGACGCGTACGAACGTCTCCTGGCCCCAGCAATCGCTCGTGACATTCGGGCCCAGCTCACGGATCGAGCGGAGGACAAAGCGATTCGTACCTTTGCAGAGAACCTCCGGCATCTCCTCATGACACCACCGGTCCGTGGCAAGGTAATCATGGGCATCGACCCGGGCTATCGCACCGGGTGCAAAGTAGCCGTGATCGACCCCACCGGCAAGTATCTGGAGAGCCAGACAATCTACCCGCACGAGCCTCAGCGCCTGTGGGACGAAGCCAAACAAGTCCTGCAGGAGCTCATCGAAGATCACAAGGTGGACATCGTGGCCATTGGCAACGGCACAGCCAGCCGTGAGACCGAAACACTAGTCAGCGAGGTGATTGCCGATTCCCCACATCCGGTCGTTTACACCATCGTCAACGAAGCGGGTGCTTCGGTGTATAGCGCCTCGCCTTTGGCCCGGCAAGAGTTGCCCGAGCTGGATGCATCCATGCGCGGCACCGTCTCCATTGCTCGGCGCCTGCTAGATCCGCTAGCCGAGCTGGTGAAGATCGACCCCAAGTCCATCGGCGTGGGCATGTACCAGCACGACGTGGATCAGGGTCGGCTGGGCGAGGCCCTGGACTGGGTAGTACAATCGTGCGTCAACCGCGTGGGCGTGGAGCTCAATACGGCCTCTCCTGCCCTCTTGCGCTTTGTGGCCGGCATCAACCGCAAGGTAGCAGAGGCCATCGTCGCGCACCGCAACGTTCATGGACCGTTCAAGTCCCGGGAGGACCTGAAAAAGGTCAAAGGATTAGGCGAGAACACCTTTGTACAGGCGGCAGGTTTCCTGCGCATATCCGACGGCGATCACTTTTTCGACGCCACGGCAGTGCATCCGGAGTCCTATCCGGCGGCCGAGCGGCTACTTTCGGCATTGGGCCTCAGCATCCAAGAGGTAAAACAGAACGGAGCGCTCATCCGGACCAGAATGCGGGAGATGGGGCTGACCATCGAGCAGCTGGCGCCCACGTGTGGGTGTGGCTCAGAGACACTGGCGGACATCGTGGCTAGCCTAGAACGCCCAGGGCGTGACCCTCGCGACGAGGTACCCGGTCCCATCTTCCGGCGCGACGTGCTCAAGATCGAGGACCTCAAGCCAGGTATGGTCCTCAAAGGTACTGTGCGCAACGTAGTGGACTTTGGCGCATTTGTCGACATAGGGGTTAAGCAGGACGGATTGGTGCACCGCAGCCAGATGGCGCGCACATTCGTGAAGGACCCAATGGAGGTGGTGTCGGTCGGTGATGTGGTGGAGGTTAAGGTTCTTAGTGTGGACTCCGAGCGGGGACGTATCGCGCTGAGTCTCATCTTGGACGAGCCATCCCCCCCTCCGGAGAGCCCCAGGCCCGCTCCATCAGATTCGGCTTAATCCTCCCGCTGGCCTGAGTCAGGAGTTATTGTCAACCTGGGCAGTGGTAGGCGGACCCACCATTTGCGTCTCGAGCGAGTGGCTGCGGAAGGGGTGCCTGTCATACCTTGCCCAGGAGCTGCATTACCAGCCCGCTGGCAAGGGGCATGAGCAGGTTATCGTTCAGACCCAAGGGCAGAAGCTCGGCCACCGTGGCGACCACTGCGCCCAGCACCAGCAACCCTGGACTGATGGCCACAACCTCCGCAACAAACAGAGAGGCCACCAGACACACCGCCAGGCAGGCCAGTGACCCTTCCACCGTCTTGCCCAGAAGGGGCGTCCGACCCCA
This genomic window contains:
- a CDS encoding RNA-binding transcriptional accessory protein, whose protein sequence is MNDDALVALIAEEMHLSWRQVRNTVELLDAGNTVPFIARYRKELTGSLDEEYIRAIEGRMRYLRNLEQRKEVVLRSIQEQGKLTPELEARIRASTKLQEVEDLYLPYRPKRRTRATVAREQGLEPLAQMILAQEVITGDRLEAAAPFICPEKGVNSAEEALQGARDIVAEIISDDADVRQLLREATWKRALLHSTAKDPAHAGVYQMYADRAEPVRTIPPHRTLAINRGEREGVLRVEIEIETEPLLHAIKQRYMANPQSIFTQDLEAAIADAYERLLAPAIARDIRAQLTDRAEDKAIRTFAENLRHLLMTPPVRGKVIMGIDPGYRTGCKVAVIDPTGKYLESQTIYPHEPQRLWDEAKQVLQELIEDHKVDIVAIGNGTASRETETLVSEVIADSPHPVVYTIVNEAGASVYSASPLARQELPELDASMRGTVSIARRLLDPLAELVKIDPKSIGVGMYQHDVDQGRLGEALDWVVQSCVNRVGVELNTASPALLRFVAGINRKVAEAIVAHRNVHGPFKSREDLKKVKGLGENTFVQAAGFLRISDGDHFFDATAVHPESYPAAERLLSALGLSIQEVKQNGALIRTRMREMGLTIEQLAPTCGCGSETLADIVASLERPGRDPRDEVPGPIFRRDVLKIEDLKPGMVLKGTVRNVVDFGAFVDIGVKQDGLVHRSQMARTFVKDPMEVVSVGDVVEVKVLSVDSERGRIALSLILDEPSPPPESPRPAPSDSA